In Rhodoferax koreense, a genomic segment contains:
- a CDS encoding DUF2126 domain-containing protein, with the protein MSIHAALNHVTHYKYDRPVNLGPQVIRLRPAPHCRSNVISYSLKIEPANHFVNWQQDPFANYQARLVFPEKTTEFKVTVDLVVEMAVYNPFDYFLEPEAQNFPIKYNDTLKEELSPYLATEPVTPLVQAYLDKLDLKKQPTNDFLVYINQQVQKDIRYLIRMEPGVQTPEETLEKASGSCRDSGWLLVQLLRHCGMAARFVSGYLIQLTPDVKALDGPSGTTVDFTDLHAWCEVFLPGAGWIGLDATSGLFAGEGHIPLACTPQPSSAAPIEGGVDKAEVEFAHHMKVTRLYESPRVTKPYTDEQWVDVLALGEKVDQDLIDSDVRLTMGGEPTFVAVNDRDAAEWNTDALGPTKRGFATELTHKLRDQYGKGGFLHFGQGKWYPGEQLPRWALNIFWRADKQPVWRNPDLFADERLPSHYSSEDAQRFTERLAHNLGLTSDYIVAGHEDVWYYLWRERRLPVNVDPFKSRLGDEMERARLRRVFEQGLDAVVGYVLPLKPQDGPRLAGPVWTTGPWFFRDERMYLMPGDSPMGLRLPLDSLPWVSEGDYPYLVEQDPSIPRGALPDANAMFARYAGARGSGATTGTGAGAGVDPSWAEAFAKGRLGDRARMPYTAGVPPTPEAARLRQDGTPGAANAAVSSANARTASQTEPADFNRVPSRQESAHWITRTALCVEVRDPRRASGPKAEAVGTKSGVLYVFMPPLELLEDYLELLAAIETTAEQLAVKLVIEGYPPPRDPRLKLLAVTPDPGVIEVNVHPVTSWGELVDNTEFLYNAAFESRLSAEKFMTDGRHTGTGGGNHFVMGGSTPTDSPFLRRPELLTSMLLYWHNHPSLSYLFSGMFVGPTSQSPRVDEARNDQLYELEIAIEQVAKNREKYGQDMPPWIVDRTLRNILIDATGNTHRSEFSIDKMYSPDSSTGRLGLLELRAFEMPPHARMSIAQQLLLRAFVARFWKTPYRAPATRWGTELHDRFMLPAFIQMDFNDIIDEMNMAGYAFDKSWFAPHLEFRFPLVGSVQTSGMELTLRNALEPWHVLGEESSSTGTARYVDSSLERIEVKVNGMNQSRYVVTCNGQALPMQSTGVMGEFVAGVRYRAWNPPSALHPTIGIHAPLTFDIVDTWMKHSVGGCQYFVTHPGGLSYETFPVNAYTAESRRLSRFTRMGHTPGVINVPPATINVPGSKEFPFTLDLRR; encoded by the coding sequence ATGTCCATCCACGCAGCACTGAACCACGTCACGCACTACAAGTACGACCGCCCGGTCAACCTCGGGCCCCAAGTGATTCGGCTGCGCCCGGCACCGCACTGCCGCAGCAACGTCATCTCGTATTCGCTCAAGATCGAGCCCGCCAACCATTTCGTGAACTGGCAACAGGACCCGTTCGCCAACTACCAGGCTCGCCTGGTGTTTCCCGAAAAGACCACCGAGTTCAAGGTCACGGTGGACCTGGTGGTGGAGATGGCGGTCTACAACCCGTTCGACTACTTCCTCGAGCCCGAGGCGCAGAACTTCCCCATCAAGTACAACGACACGCTCAAGGAAGAACTCTCGCCCTACCTCGCCACCGAGCCGGTCACGCCGCTGGTGCAGGCCTATCTCGACAAGCTCGATCTAAAAAAACAACCGACCAACGACTTCCTGGTCTACATCAACCAGCAGGTGCAGAAGGACATCCGCTACCTGATCCGCATGGAGCCCGGCGTGCAGACGCCCGAGGAAACCCTGGAAAAAGCCAGCGGCTCCTGCCGCGACTCGGGCTGGTTGCTGGTGCAACTGCTGCGCCACTGCGGCATGGCCGCGCGTTTCGTCTCGGGCTACCTGATCCAGCTCACGCCCGATGTGAAGGCGCTGGACGGCCCGAGCGGCACCACGGTCGACTTCACCGACCTGCACGCCTGGTGCGAGGTGTTCCTGCCGGGCGCGGGCTGGATCGGCCTGGACGCGACCTCGGGCCTGTTCGCCGGCGAAGGCCACATCCCGCTGGCCTGCACACCGCAGCCCTCCAGCGCCGCGCCGATCGAAGGCGGCGTGGACAAGGCCGAAGTCGAATTCGCGCACCACATGAAGGTCACGCGGCTGTACGAGTCCCCACGCGTCACCAAGCCCTACACCGACGAACAGTGGGTCGACGTACTGGCGCTTGGCGAAAAGGTCGACCAGGACCTGATCGACAGCGACGTGCGCCTGACCATGGGCGGCGAGCCCACCTTCGTCGCCGTGAACGACCGCGATGCGGCCGAATGGAACACCGACGCGCTCGGACCGACGAAGCGTGGCTTTGCCACCGAGCTCACGCACAAGCTGCGCGACCAATACGGCAAAGGCGGCTTCCTGCATTTCGGCCAAGGCAAGTGGTATCCGGGCGAGCAGTTGCCGCGCTGGGCGCTCAACATCTTCTGGCGGGCCGACAAACAGCCGGTGTGGCGCAACCCCGATCTGTTCGCCGACGAACGCCTGCCTTCGCACTACTCCAGCGAAGACGCGCAGCGTTTCACCGAACGCCTGGCGCACAACCTCGGCCTGACCAGCGACTACATCGTCGCCGGCCATGAGGACGTGTGGTACTACCTGTGGCGCGAACGCCGGCTGCCGGTCAACGTGGATCCGTTCAAGTCCCGCCTCGGCGACGAGATGGAACGCGCACGGCTGCGCCGCGTGTTCGAGCAGGGCCTGGATGCCGTGGTCGGCTACGTGCTGCCGCTCAAGCCGCAGGACGGCCCGCGCCTGGCCGGCCCGGTGTGGACCACCGGCCCCTGGTTCTTCCGCGACGAGCGGATGTACCTCATGCCCGGCGATTCACCGATGGGCCTGCGCCTGCCGCTCGACTCCCTGCCCTGGGTCAGCGAAGGCGACTACCCCTACCTGGTCGAACAGGACCCGTCGATCCCACGCGGCGCGCTGCCGGATGCCAACGCCATGTTCGCGCGTTACGCCGGGGCCCGCGGCTCCGGTGCGACCACCGGCACCGGTGCGGGCGCAGGCGTCGATCCAAGCTGGGCCGAGGCCTTCGCCAAGGGCCGTCTCGGCGACCGCGCGCGCATGCCCTACACCGCGGGCGTTCCGCCCACGCCCGAGGCCGCCCGCCTGCGCCAGGACGGCACGCCCGGCGCAGCCAACGCGGCGGTCTCCAGCGCCAATGCCCGCACCGCCTCGCAGACCGAGCCGGCCGACTTCAACCGCGTGCCGTCGCGCCAGGAATCCGCGCACTGGATCACCCGCACCGCGCTGTGCGTCGAGGTGCGCGACCCGCGCCGCGCCAGCGGCCCCAAGGCCGAAGCCGTGGGCACCAAGTCCGGCGTGCTGTACGTGTTCATGCCGCCGCTGGAACTGCTGGAAGACTACCTGGAGCTGCTGGCCGCGATCGAGACCACGGCCGAACAACTGGCCGTCAAGCTGGTCATCGAAGGCTACCCGCCCCCGCGCGACCCGCGCCTGAAGCTCCTGGCCGTCACACCCGACCCCGGCGTCATCGAAGTCAACGTGCACCCCGTCACCAGTTGGGGCGAACTGGTGGACAACACCGAGTTCCTCTACAACGCGGCGTTCGAATCTCGCCTGTCGGCCGAGAAGTTCATGACCGACGGCCGCCACACCGGCACCGGCGGCGGCAACCACTTCGTGATGGGCGGCTCCACGCCGACCGACAGCCCATTCCTGCGCCGACCCGAGTTGCTGACCAGCATGCTGCTGTACTGGCACAACCACCCGTCGCTGAGCTACCTGTTCAGCGGCATGTTCGTCGGCCCGACGAGCCAGTCGCCGCGCGTGGACGAAGCCCGCAACGACCAGTTGTACGAGCTCGAGATCGCCATCGAGCAGGTCGCGAAGAACCGCGAGAAATACGGCCAGGACATGCCGCCGTGGATCGTCGACCGCACGCTGCGCAACATCCTGATCGACGCGACGGGCAACACCCACCGCAGCGAATTCTCGATCGACAAGATGTATTCGCCCGACAGCAGCACCGGCCGCCTGGGCCTGCTGGAGTTGCGCGCCTTCGAGATGCCGCCGCATGCGCGGATGAGCATCGCGCAGCAGCTGCTGCTGCGCGCCTTCGTGGCCCGCTTCTGGAAAACCCCTTACCGCGCGCCGGCCACGCGCTGGGGCACCGAGCTGCATGACCGCTTCATGCTGCCCGCCTTCATCCAGATGGACTTCAACGACATCATCGACGAGATGAACATGGCCGGCTACGCGTTCGACAAGAGCTGGTTCGCGCCGCACCTGGAGTTCCGCTTCCCGCTGGTCGGCTCGGTGCAGACTTCGGGCATGGAGCTCACCTTGCGCAACGCGCTCGAGCCCTGGCATGTGCTCGGCGAGGAAAGCTCCTCCACCGGCACCGCGCGGTATGTGGATTCGTCGCTGGAGCGCATCGAGGTCAAGGTCAACGGCATGAACCAGAGCCGCTATGTGGTCACCTGCAACGGCCAGGCGCTGCCGATGCAGTCCACCGGCGTGATGGGCGAATTCGTGGCCGGCGTACGTTACCGCGCCTGGAACCCGCCGTCGGCCCTGCACCCGACCATCGGCATCCACGCGCCGCTGACCTTCGACATCGTCGACACCTGGATGAAACATTCCGTCGGCGGCTGCCAGTACTTCGTGACCCATCCGGGCGGGCTGAGCTACGAGACCTTCCCCGTCAACGCCTACACCGCGGAGAGCCGGCGCCTGTCGCGCTTCACGCGCATGGGCCACACGCCGGGCGTGATCAACGTGCCGCCGGCCACCATCAACGTGCCGGGCAGCAAGGAATTCCCGTTCACGTTGGATCTGCGCCGCTAG
- a CDS encoding DNA internalization-related competence protein ComEC/Rec2 has protein sequence MHRTGWPAPLRSAWIGPALTGWCLGTGLQLQQPVLWTAGLYACCMALGLLGSALAAMNTGASRRVRWPSAVHGLAVMACTAVCAFSLCGLRSAAFVQNGLLPELEGVDLRITGLVAAMPQRNEGGLRFRMAVASAARASDGIAVRLPPQLELHWYRGRIGFETAGGEPADELQSTPPDLRAGQRWQMTVRLKAPHGGRNPRGFDYELWLWEQAVQATGYVRAGPSDTPPGWLGDTWRRPVERARQAVRDAIYRRMAPPGLEGDEARTQQRRAGVVAALVVGDQNAIDRADWDVFRATGVAHLVSISGLHITMFAWLASALVGWLWRRSDVLGWQAGLRWPAPRVALVGGVGLAAAYAVFSGWGVPSQRTVWMLVTVGVLRWRGLRWPWPLVWLLACAVVLAIDPWALLQAGFWLSFVAVGVLFATDGGAQAAGIGLAGLRHRARAMLREQWTVTLALTPLTLLLFQQVSLVGLLANLVAIPWVTLVVTPLALLGLLAAPIWDMAGAAVGGLAWCLQGLAALPGATVSVAAASLGASIAGLAGAVLLVLRLPWGLRALGVPLLLPVLLWQSPRPAPGQFELLVADIGQGNAVLVRTADHSLVFDTGPRFGPDSDAGHLVLVPLLRALGERVDTVVVSHRDSDHSGGAQAVLEMQPQARLLTSIEAAHPLGRVRPIEPCLAGQRWAWDGVDFEILHPRAADYAANAKPNAISCVLRISNGAHAALLAGDIEKAQEARLAADEPRRLHADVLLVPHHGSRA, from the coding sequence ATGCATCGAACCGGATGGCCCGCACCCCTTCGCTCCGCCTGGATTGGCCCGGCGCTGACCGGCTGGTGCCTGGGCACGGGCCTGCAATTGCAGCAACCGGTGTTGTGGACGGCAGGGCTTTATGCATGCTGCATGGCGCTGGGGCTTCTGGGATCGGCGCTTGCTGCTATGAATACGGGAGCGTCGCGGCGTGTGCGATGGCCCTCGGCGGTGCACGGGCTGGCCGTCATGGCCTGCACCGCGGTCTGCGCTTTCAGCCTGTGCGGCCTGCGCAGCGCCGCCTTCGTGCAGAACGGCCTGTTGCCGGAGCTCGAAGGCGTGGACCTCCGCATCACCGGCCTCGTGGCCGCGATGCCGCAACGCAACGAAGGCGGGCTGCGCTTTCGCATGGCGGTCGCCTCTGCGGCGCGTGCCTCGGACGGCATCGCCGTGCGCTTGCCGCCGCAACTCGAATTGCATTGGTACCGCGGCCGCATCGGCTTCGAGACGGCGGGCGGGGAGCCGGCCGACGAACTGCAGTCCACACCGCCCGACCTGCGCGCCGGTCAGCGCTGGCAGATGACGGTGCGCCTCAAGGCGCCGCATGGCGGGCGCAATCCGCGCGGCTTCGATTACGAGCTGTGGCTGTGGGAGCAGGCCGTGCAGGCCACCGGCTATGTGCGCGCGGGCCCGAGCGACACGCCGCCCGGATGGCTCGGCGATACCTGGCGGCGGCCCGTGGAGCGCGCGCGCCAGGCCGTGCGCGACGCGATCTACCGGCGCATGGCGCCGCCGGGGCTGGAAGGTGACGAGGCGCGCACGCAGCAACGGCGCGCGGGCGTGGTGGCGGCGCTGGTGGTCGGCGACCAGAACGCCATCGACCGCGCCGACTGGGATGTGTTCCGCGCGACCGGCGTCGCGCACCTCGTATCGATCTCGGGCCTGCACATCACCATGTTCGCCTGGCTGGCGTCGGCCCTGGTCGGTTGGCTCTGGCGGCGCAGCGATGTGCTGGGCTGGCAGGCCGGCCTGCGCTGGCCCGCGCCGCGCGTGGCGCTGGTCGGCGGCGTTGGCCTGGCGGCGGCCTATGCCGTGTTCAGCGGCTGGGGTGTGCCTTCGCAGCGCACGGTGTGGATGCTGGTCACCGTCGGTGTGCTGCGCTGGCGCGGGTTGCGCTGGCCCTGGCCGCTGGTGTGGCTGCTGGCCTGTGCCGTGGTGCTGGCCATCGACCCGTGGGCGCTGCTGCAGGCGGGCTTCTGGCTCAGCTTCGTGGCCGTTGGCGTGCTGTTTGCCACGGATGGCGGCGCGCAGGCCGCGGGCATCGGCCTGGCCGGCCTGAGACACCGCGCCCGCGCCATGCTGCGCGAACAGTGGACGGTGACATTGGCGCTGACCCCGCTGACGCTGCTGCTGTTCCAGCAGGTTTCGCTGGTCGGCCTGCTGGCCAACCTGGTGGCGATTCCCTGGGTCACGCTGGTGGTCACGCCCCTGGCCTTGCTCGGTCTGCTGGCTGCACCAATTTGGGACATGGCTGGTGCCGCGGTGGGCGGGCTCGCCTGGTGCCTGCAGGGGCTGGCGGCGCTGCCGGGGGCGACGGTCTCGGTCGCCGCGGCCTCGCTCGGGGCCAGCATCGCGGGCCTGGCCGGCGCCGTGCTGCTGGTGCTGCGCCTGCCCTGGGGGTTGCGCGCGCTCGGTGTGCCATTGCTGTTGCCGGTGCTGTTGTGGCAATCGCCGCGGCCGGCGCCGGGACAGTTCGAGTTGCTCGTGGCCGACATCGGCCAGGGCAATGCGGTGCTGGTGCGCACCGCCGACCACAGCCTTGTCTTTGACACCGGCCCGCGCTTCGGCCCGGACAGCGATGCCGGCCATCTGGTGCTGGTGCCGCTGCTGCGGGCGCTCGGCGAACGCGTCGATACCGTGGTCGTGAGCCACCGCGACAGCGACCACAGCGGCGGCGCCCAGGCGGTGCTCGAGATGCAGCCGCAGGCGCGGTTGCTGACGTCGATCGAGGCTGCCCATCCCCTGGGCCGGGTGCGGCCCATCGAGCCCTGCCTGGCCGGACAGCGCTGGGCCTGGGACGGCGTCGACTTCGAAATCCTGCATCCCCGAGCGGCCGACTACGCCGCCAATGCCAAGCCCAATGCCATCAGCTGTGTGCTGCGCATCTCGAACGGTGCCCATGCCGCGCTGCTCGCGGGCGACATCGAGAAGGCCCAGGAAGCCCGCCTCGCGGCCGATGAGCCCCGGCGCCTTCACGCCGACGTGCTGCTGGTGCCGCACCACGGCAGCAGGGCCTAG
- a CDS encoding helix-turn-helix domain-containing protein has product MNSVRISHAMKWKMSRLEISMAEMAKAVEMSVQSVHALIHRDSKISTEKAARIAGALGWTLDEMLAQQRKMDEGYERVALLEEDPKAYTQAVLAIAMAAGRKPGLPKGKLPQEGEL; this is encoded by the coding sequence ATGAATTCAGTCCGGATTTCTCACGCTATGAAGTGGAAAATGAGCCGCCTTGAGATAAGCATGGCTGAAATGGCCAAGGCAGTAGAGATGTCGGTACAGAGCGTGCATGCGCTCATCCACAGAGACAGCAAAATCTCCACAGAGAAGGCCGCCCGGATTGCTGGCGCGCTGGGATGGACCCTGGACGAAATGCTTGCCCAGCAGCGGAAGATGGACGAGGGTTACGAGCGCGTGGCTTTGCTTGAGGAAGATCCAAAGGCCTACACGCAAGCGGTCCTCGCAATCGCCATGGCTGCGGGGCGGAAGCCAGGTCTCCCCAAGGGAAAGCTCCCCCAAGAAGGGGAGCTTTAA
- a CDS encoding siphovirus Gp157 family protein, with protein sequence MTSISLFRATEDLRDLLDQVDESTGELPEGLGDARALVVGKAVSVTAYILNEEAQIEMVKARAKDLLDAAKRAEKRVTWLRAYLQENMAATGILSIKSDDGTFSAKLERERDASVDVFDEAQLPQDYMTEVPATFKPDKKLIAKAIKDGFTVPGARMVKTDRLTLK encoded by the coding sequence ATGACCTCGATCTCTCTGTTTCGCGCCACCGAAGATCTGCGCGATCTACTCGACCAAGTAGATGAATCGACCGGCGAATTGCCCGAAGGCCTGGGCGATGCCCGCGCCCTGGTGGTCGGCAAGGCTGTTTCCGTCACAGCGTACATCCTCAATGAGGAAGCGCAGATTGAAATGGTGAAGGCCCGCGCGAAGGACTTGCTGGACGCCGCCAAGCGTGCCGAGAAGCGCGTTACGTGGCTCAGGGCCTACCTGCAAGAGAACATGGCCGCAACGGGCATCCTGAGCATCAAGAGCGATGACGGCACTTTTTCGGCCAAGCTGGAGCGCGAGCGTGATGCATCGGTCGATGTGTTCGATGAAGCGCAGTTGCCGCAGGACTACATGACCGAGGTGCCGGCCACGTTCAAGCCTGACAAGAAGCTGATCGCCAAGGCCATCAAGGACGGGTTCACGGTGCCTGGTGCGCGCATGGTGAAGACTGACCGCTTGACCTTGAAATAG
- a CDS encoding single-stranded DNA-binding protein, translated as MNNITIAGPLGKDSELRTINSGDQVLSFSVADSAGRDKPTIWWNCQLWGKRAAALQQYLAKGQQVAVSGSVSEREWKDKDGNPRKSLEIRVNDVALQGSKSAQEPAARPSAAPAPAGGSGFDDFGDGGDIPFADPLHNRAYCLVI; from the coding sequence ATGAACAACATCACCATTGCCGGCCCATTGGGTAAAGATTCCGAGCTGCGCACCATCAACAGCGGCGACCAGGTTCTCTCGTTCAGCGTGGCGGACAGCGCCGGCCGCGACAAGCCCACGATTTGGTGGAACTGTCAGTTGTGGGGCAAACGTGCCGCGGCGCTGCAGCAGTACCTTGCAAAAGGCCAACAGGTCGCCGTGTCGGGCTCCGTGTCGGAGCGCGAATGGAAGGACAAGGACGGCAATCCGCGCAAGAGCCTGGAGATTCGCGTCAACGACGTGGCGCTGCAGGGCTCGAAGTCGGCGCAGGAACCAGCCGCACGACCGTCAGCGGCGCCAGCACCAGCGGGCGGCAGTGGCTTTGATGACTTCGGCGACGGAGGCGATATACCTTTTGCCGACCCCCTCCACAACCGCGCCTACTGCCTTGTCATCTAA
- a CDS encoding ERF family protein: protein MKQIAMAFVKAKREFGPALKDKTNPAFRSRYADLGACIDAVEDALLNNGIAMYQETSEDATGVTVETIFLHETGESLRCGKLHVPAAKQDPQGYGSALTYSRRYSLMTACGIAPEDDDGNAATRRPQPDVAAILRGISGSTTVDVLKSNFEAAIQMLESNHHPAVTKAKNTRYKELTAQKETA, encoded by the coding sequence ATGAAGCAAATCGCAATGGCGTTCGTGAAGGCGAAAAGGGAGTTCGGCCCAGCACTGAAGGACAAAACCAACCCCGCCTTCCGGTCCCGGTACGCTGACCTGGGCGCGTGCATCGATGCTGTTGAAGACGCGCTCCTGAACAACGGCATTGCGATGTATCAGGAGACATCCGAGGACGCTACGGGCGTGACGGTGGAAACGATCTTCCTGCACGAAACCGGCGAATCTCTGCGCTGCGGAAAGCTGCATGTTCCAGCGGCCAAGCAAGACCCGCAGGGTTACGGCTCGGCGCTCACCTACAGCAGGCGCTACAGCCTCATGACGGCGTGCGGCATTGCACCCGAGGATGACGACGGCAACGCAGCCACACGCCGGCCACAGCCTGATGTCGCAGCGATCCTGCGCGGCATCAGTGGATCTACCACCGTTGACGTACTGAAAAGCAATTTCGAGGCAGCAATCCAAATGCTCGAATCAAACCACCATCCGGCCGTGACCAAGGCCAAAAACACCCGCTACAAAGAACTCACCGCACAGAAGGAAACCGCATGA
- a CDS encoding pentapeptide repeat-containing protein: MSTATKIKIVNRYNSETVLFECDAPEGLESGLHLRHALEQATAARRDLSGAYLSGANLSGANLSDANLSDAYLSGANLSGAYLSGANLSGANLSDANLSDAYLSGANLRGANLSGANLSGANLSDANLSDANLSDAYLSGANLSGANLSGANLRGAYLSGANLSGANLSDANLSDAYLSGANLRGANLSGANLSGANLSDANLSDAYLSGANLSGANLSGANLRGAYLSGANLSGANLSDANLSDAYLSGANLRGANLSGANLSGANLSDANLSDAYLSGANLSDANLSGANLSGANLSGANLRGANLSGANLSGANLSDANLSDAYLSGANLSGFRQDFWDVLLRAPAEIAGVRAALVEGRVDGSTYEGECACLVGTIGNVRHTSYANLGNGLKPDSGRPAEQWFMGIKKGDTPETNQASKLAVEWLDELQGLLSLAMATA; this comes from the coding sequence ATGAGCACTGCAACCAAGATCAAGATCGTCAACCGCTACAACAGCGAAACCGTCCTCTTCGAGTGCGATGCGCCCGAAGGCCTGGAATCCGGCCTGCATCTTCGCCACGCATTGGAGCAGGCGACGGCGGCACGCCGTGACCTGAGCGGTGCCTACCTGAGCGGTGCCAACCTGAGCGGTGCCAACCTGAGCGATGCCAACCTGAGCGATGCCTACCTGAGCGGTGCCAACCTGAGCGGTGCCTACCTGAGCGGTGCCAACCTGAGCGGTGCCAACCTGAGCGATGCCAACCTGAGCGATGCCTACCTGAGCGGTGCCAACCTGCGCGGTGCCAACCTGAGCGGTGCCAACCTGAGCGGTGCCAACCTGAGCGATGCCAACCTGAGCGATGCCAACCTGAGCGATGCCTACCTGAGCGGTGCCAACCTGAGCGGTGCCAACCTGAGCGGTGCCAACCTGCGCGGTGCCTACCTGAGCGGTGCCAACCTGAGCGGTGCCAACCTGAGCGATGCCAACCTGAGCGATGCCTACCTGAGCGGTGCCAACCTGCGCGGTGCCAACCTGAGCGGTGCCAACCTGAGCGGTGCCAACCTGAGCGATGCCAACCTGAGCGATGCCTACCTGAGCGGTGCCAACCTGAGCGGTGCCAACCTGAGCGGTGCCAACCTGCGCGGTGCCTACCTGAGCGGTGCCAACCTGAGCGGTGCCAACCTGAGCGATGCCAACCTGAGCGATGCCTACCTGAGCGGTGCCAACCTGCGCGGTGCCAACCTGAGCGGTGCCAACCTGAGCGGTGCCAACCTGAGCGATGCCAACCTGAGCGATGCCTACCTGAGCGGTGCCAACCTGAGCGATGCCAACCTGAGCGGTGCCAACCTGAGCGGTGCCAACCTGAGCGGTGCCAACCTGCGCGGTGCCAACCTGAGCGGTGCCAACCTGAGCGGTGCCAACCTGAGCGATGCCAACCTGAGCGATGCCTACCTGAGCGGTGCCAACCTGAGCGGCTTCCGCCAAGACTTTTGGGATGTTCTGCTTCGCGCCCCTGCGGAGATTGCTGGCGTGCGGGCTGCGCTGGTCGAGGGCCGCGTGGATGGCTCGACTTACGAAGGCGAATGCGCCTGCTTGGTCGGAACCATTGGCAACGTTCGCCACACCTCATATGCCAACCTGGGCAATGGCTTGAAACCCGATAGCGGCCGGCCTGCCGAGCAGTGGTTCATGGGCATCAAGAAAGGCGACACGCCCGAAACGAATCAGGCGTCAAAGCTGGCTGTGGAGTGGCTGGATGAACTCCAGGGCCTGCTGTCGCTCGCCATGGCAACCGCCTAA